A window of Sinimarinibacterium sp. NLF-5-8 genomic DNA:
CTTTGGTGAAAATGACGCCTTCTGCCTGTAAAAGTTCGCGTTGCCGATAGTGACCGGGATCATCCGGTGGGATTGAGATTTTGCCTTGGGCGTTGATGATGCGATGCCACGGAACCGGATGTGAATCGGGCACGTGACGCAGTGCCTGGGCGGTGAGGCGGGGGCGTTTGGGGTAGCCGGCAAGGCTGGCGATCTGGCCGTAGGTGGCGACACAGCCTTTGGGGACGCGGGCGATGGTGTCCCAGATGGTGTGGTAGGCGCGCTCGGTGGCGGTGGGGTCGCCGTGGGTTTTTGCAGTCATGGCGCGCAAGAATGCCGCAATGGGGGCGGTTCAGCCATCCGCTTTGCGCGCGCGGGGTAAATCTCGCGGGTAAACCCGCTCCCACAGGACGCTGGATCCGCTTTGCGCGCGCGCGGGGTAAATAGCGGACAATGCAGGTCTTTTCCAATCCTTTGCAGGACAGCACATGACGCCGATG
This region includes:
- a CDS encoding MGMT family protein codes for the protein MTAKTHGDPTATERAYHTIWDTIARVPKGCVATYGQIASLAGYPKRPRLTAQALRHVPDSHPVPWHRIINAQGKISIPPDDPGHYRQRELLQAEGVIFTKDRVDLEQYRWRPRSDLPFLD